A region from the Rosa rugosa chromosome 6, drRosRugo1.1, whole genome shotgun sequence genome encodes:
- the LOC133717700 gene encoding probable WRKY transcription factor 12 yields the protein MEGGHHRGVSNYDLHQQVSFSSSTPPAEQAIHHELGFVQFENHHHHSQVLSFLAPSPAQQSQPPPQQPSSHHHQTAAVNSSITVTTTAATNTNMGFSHSHDLVTRPSWNNNDQVGTLDPKGVSDENGTGNGSDCSNSWWRSSNSEKSKMKVRRKLREPRFCFQTRSDVDVLDDGYKWRKYGQKVVKNSLHPRSYYRCTHSNCRVKKRVERLSEDCRMVITTYEGRHNHIPSDDSNSSEHECFTSF from the exons ATGGAAGGAGGTCATCACAGAGGGGTTTCAAATTACGATCTTCATCAGCAGGTTTCGTTTTCCAGCAGTACCCCTCCCGCAGAACAAGCGATCCACCACGAATTGGGGTTCGTGCAGTTTgaaaatcatcatcatcatagtCAAGTTTTGAGCTTCTTGGCACCGTCTCCCGCACAACAGTCACAGCCACCGCCGCAGCAGCCTTCTTCTCACCATCATCAGACAGCTGCCGTGAACAGTAGCATCACTGTCACCACCACCGCTGCGACAAACACCAACATGGGGTTTAGTCACAGTCATGATCTTGTTACAAGACCTTCTTGGAATAACAACGACCAG GTGGGAACGCTAGATCCGAAGGGTGTCAGTGATGAAAACGGAACCGGTAATGGTAGCGATTGCAGCAATTCATG GTGGAGGAGCTCAAACTCAGAGAAAAGCAAGATGAAGGTGAGGAGAAAGCTCAGAGAGCCAAGATTCTGTTTCCAAACCAGGAGTGATGTGGATGTGCTTGATGATGGTTACAAGTGGAGGAAATATGGCCAGAAAGTTGTCAAGAACAGCCTTCATCCTAG AAGTTACTACCGGTGTACTCACAGTAACTGTCGGGTGAAGAAGAGGGTTGAACGACTGTCTGAAGATTGTCGTATGGTGATAACAACCTATGAAGGTAGACACAACCATATCCCTTCAGATGACTCTAATTCATCTGAGCATGAATGCTTTACCTCTTTCTAa